In one Brevibacillus composti genomic region, the following are encoded:
- the pyrF gene encoding orotidine-5'-phosphate decarboxylase, whose product MIVALDYATLDEAKSCLEQLDGLIRYVKVGMELAYAEGPAIVHYLKERGLKVFLDLKVHDIPNTAKGAMRSLARHGVDMVNVHAAGGVAMMAEAREGLEQGTSAGAQRPLLIAVTMLTSTGKATMNEELAIPGEVEDVVVHYAQMTKKAGLDGVVASPLEVPMIKRAAGSSFITVTPGIRPIGADKGDQTRITTPEKAFELGSDYLVIGRAITAAPDPAKAWEKIVQDVEAAGIHHSFGRKE is encoded by the coding sequence ATGATCGTTGCGCTGGACTACGCCACCTTGGATGAGGCCAAATCATGCCTCGAACAGCTGGACGGCCTGATCCGCTATGTAAAGGTGGGAATGGAGCTGGCCTACGCTGAAGGCCCGGCAATCGTCCATTACCTGAAAGAGAGAGGCCTGAAAGTGTTTCTCGATCTGAAGGTGCACGACATTCCCAACACGGCCAAGGGAGCGATGAGAAGTCTCGCTCGCCATGGCGTCGACATGGTAAACGTTCACGCGGCAGGCGGTGTGGCCATGATGGCAGAAGCTCGTGAAGGTCTGGAGCAGGGGACATCAGCAGGAGCACAGCGCCCCCTATTGATCGCCGTTACCATGCTCACTTCTACAGGGAAAGCCACGATGAACGAAGAGTTGGCCATTCCCGGCGAGGTGGAGGATGTCGTCGTTCACTACGCCCAGATGACCAAAAAGGCGGGCCTGGATGGCGTCGTCGCTTCCCCGCTGGAAGTGCCGATGATCAAGCGGGCCGCAGGCAGCTCATTCATCACCGTAACACCGGGAATTCGTCCGATTGGGGCGGATAAAGGAGATCAGACACGCATCACGACGCCGGAAAAAGCATTTGAGCTGGGCAGTGACTACCTGGTCATCGGCAGAGCCATCACGGCGGCACCGGACCCGGCCAAGGCCTGGGAAAAAATTGTTCAGGATGTCGAAGCGGCAGGAATCCATCATTCGTTCGGGAGGAAGGAATAA
- the carB gene encoding carbamoyl-phosphate synthase large subunit: MPKHADLKKILVIGSGPIVIGQAAEFDYAGTQACQALKEEGLEVVLINSNPATIMTDTNMADKVYIEPITLEFVTRVIRQEKPDGLLPTLGGQTGLNMAVALAEAGVLEAENVKLLGTNLDSIKRAEDRELFRALMNELGEPVPDSVIVSTVEEAVDFAAKIGYPIIVRPAYTLGGTGGGICKDEASLRETVASGLQYSPITQCLIEKSIAGMKEIEYEVMRDASDNCIVVCNMENIDPVGVHTGDSIVVAPSQTLSDREYQMLRSSALRIIRALGIEGGCNVQYALDPHSFQYYVIEVNPRVSRSSALASKATGYPIAKMAAKIAIGYTLDELRNPVTGQTYACFEPTLDYVVSKIPRWPFDKFQSANRKLGTQMKATGEVMAIGRTFEESIMKAIRSLEVGSYHLELKGASAISDEELTERLITADDERLFLLAEALRRQWSVERLHSLTQIDSFFLHKFHNLISFEAEISQGLTEAKLRQAKRLGFTDKKIGELANQTEDAVRQMREKYGIVPVYKMVDTCAAEFEAQTPYYYSCYEVENERVETGKKRVIVLGSGPIRIGQGIEFDYATVHAVWALQESGYEAVIINNNPETVSTDFNTSDRLYFEPLYLEDVMNIIDAEKPEGVIVQFGGQTAINLAEKLAARGVNILGTSLESIDAAENRKEFEALLRRLHIAQPPGTTVVSVDEAVAAAESLGFPVLVRPSYVLGGRAMEIVYNHAELLEYMEKAVKVNPDHPVLIDRYMVGIEAEVDAICDGEQVLIPGIMEHIERAGVHSGDSIAVYPAQSLSEKIKQDLIEITTKLARALEIKGLLNIQFVVHQGQPYVIEVNPRSSRTVPFLSKVTGIPMANIATKAILGQTIASQGFTPGCHPEEEMVSVKVPVFSFAKLRRVDITLGPEMKSTGEVMGRERTLAKALYKGLVAAGMQIPTQGSLLVTVADKDKEEALDIVKRFRQLGFNLLATAGTADFLQQKGLPVKRVNKLSEGSPNLLDLIRKGEANLVLNTLTKGKTPQRDGFRIRREAVENGAVCLTSLDTAKALLHVLETITFETEAMPAQRMGAKATVVL; this comes from the coding sequence ATGCCAAAGCACGCTGATCTGAAAAAAATTCTCGTGATCGGGTCCGGTCCCATCGTCATCGGTCAAGCGGCAGAGTTTGACTACGCGGGCACGCAGGCTTGCCAGGCCCTGAAAGAAGAGGGGCTGGAGGTCGTGCTGATCAACTCGAACCCGGCCACCATCATGACGGATACCAACATGGCCGACAAAGTGTACATCGAGCCGATCACCCTGGAATTCGTCACCCGGGTCATCCGCCAGGAAAAGCCGGACGGACTGCTGCCCACTCTCGGCGGACAAACTGGTCTGAACATGGCCGTCGCCCTGGCGGAAGCAGGGGTGTTGGAGGCGGAAAACGTAAAGCTGCTGGGGACGAACCTGGATTCCATCAAGCGGGCGGAGGACCGCGAACTGTTTCGCGCGCTGATGAACGAACTGGGCGAGCCGGTGCCGGACTCTGTCATCGTCAGCACGGTAGAGGAAGCGGTCGATTTTGCGGCCAAGATCGGCTATCCCATCATCGTTCGTCCTGCCTACACGCTGGGCGGCACGGGCGGAGGCATCTGCAAGGATGAAGCCAGTCTGCGCGAAACCGTCGCGAGCGGTCTGCAATACTCCCCGATCACGCAGTGCCTGATCGAAAAGAGCATCGCGGGCATGAAGGAAATCGAGTATGAAGTGATGCGCGATGCAAGTGACAACTGCATCGTGGTCTGCAATATGGAAAACATCGATCCGGTCGGCGTCCACACGGGCGATTCGATCGTCGTCGCTCCAAGCCAGACGCTGTCCGATCGCGAATACCAGATGCTGCGCTCCTCCGCGCTGCGGATTATCCGTGCGCTGGGGATCGAGGGCGGCTGCAACGTGCAGTACGCGCTGGACCCGCACAGCTTCCAATACTATGTCATCGAGGTCAATCCGCGCGTCAGCCGCTCCTCCGCGCTGGCATCGAAAGCAACCGGCTACCCGATCGCCAAGATGGCGGCCAAAATCGCCATCGGTTACACGCTGGACGAACTGCGCAACCCCGTTACCGGGCAGACCTATGCCTGCTTCGAACCGACGCTGGACTACGTCGTGAGCAAGATACCGCGCTGGCCGTTTGACAAGTTTCAGTCGGCAAACCGCAAACTGGGCACCCAGATGAAAGCGACGGGCGAGGTGATGGCGATCGGCCGCACCTTTGAAGAATCGATCATGAAAGCGATCCGCTCGCTGGAGGTGGGCAGCTACCACCTGGAGCTGAAGGGAGCATCCGCGATCAGCGACGAGGAGCTGACGGAACGGCTGATCACCGCGGATGATGAGCGGCTTTTCCTGCTGGCTGAAGCGCTCCGCCGGCAATGGAGCGTCGAGCGTCTGCACAGCCTGACGCAAATCGATTCCTTCTTTCTGCATAAATTCCACAACTTGATCTCCTTTGAAGCAGAGATCTCCCAAGGCTTGACGGAAGCGAAGCTGCGCCAGGCAAAACGGCTTGGCTTTACAGACAAAAAAATCGGCGAGCTGGCCAACCAGACAGAAGATGCCGTGCGCCAGATGCGGGAGAAGTACGGCATCGTGCCGGTGTATAAAATGGTAGATACCTGCGCTGCCGAGTTCGAAGCCCAGACCCCGTACTACTACTCCTGCTACGAGGTAGAGAATGAGCGGGTGGAGACAGGCAAGAAACGGGTCATCGTCCTCGGCTCCGGACCGATTCGGATCGGGCAGGGCATCGAGTTCGACTACGCGACGGTCCATGCCGTATGGGCCTTGCAGGAATCGGGCTACGAAGCCGTCATCATCAACAATAATCCGGAGACCGTATCGACCGACTTCAACACATCGGACCGCCTCTACTTCGAACCGCTCTATCTGGAAGACGTCATGAACATCATCGATGCGGAAAAACCGGAGGGCGTCATCGTTCAATTCGGCGGGCAGACGGCGATCAATCTGGCGGAAAAACTGGCGGCCCGGGGCGTCAACATCCTCGGCACCAGTCTGGAGAGCATCGATGCGGCGGAAAACCGCAAGGAGTTCGAAGCGCTGCTGCGGAGACTGCATATCGCCCAGCCGCCCGGCACGACCGTCGTGTCCGTCGACGAGGCGGTAGCCGCGGCCGAGAGCCTCGGCTTCCCGGTTCTCGTTCGTCCCTCCTACGTACTGGGCGGACGAGCGATGGAGATCGTATATAATCATGCGGAACTGCTGGAATATATGGAGAAAGCGGTAAAAGTAAACCCAGACCATCCGGTTCTGATCGACCGCTACATGGTCGGGATTGAGGCAGAGGTGGATGCCATCTGCGACGGGGAACAAGTGCTGATCCCCGGCATCATGGAACACATCGAACGGGCCGGTGTCCACTCCGGCGACTCGATCGCCGTCTACCCGGCGCAATCCCTGAGTGAGAAGATCAAGCAGGATCTGATCGAGATTACGACCAAATTGGCGCGGGCGCTCGAGATCAAGGGACTGCTCAACATCCAGTTCGTCGTCCATCAGGGGCAGCCGTACGTGATCGAGGTCAATCCGAGATCGTCCCGGACGGTGCCATTCCTCTCCAAAGTGACAGGGATTCCGATGGCCAATATCGCGACCAAGGCGATCCTCGGACAGACGATTGCCAGCCAAGGATTTACGCCAGGCTGCCATCCGGAAGAGGAGATGGTCTCGGTGAAAGTGCCGGTCTTCTCCTTTGCCAAGCTGCGCCGCGTAGACATTACGCTGGGTCCCGAGATGAAATCGACCGGGGAAGTGATGGGACGCGAACGGACGCTGGCCAAGGCGCTCTACAAAGGTTTGGTGGCGGCCGGGATGCAGATCCCCACGCAGGGCTCCCTGCTGGTGACCGTCGCGGACAAGGATAAGGAAGAAGCGCTCGACATCGTCAAACGCTTCCGCCAGCTCGGTTTCAATCTGCTGGCGACCGCCGGGACGGCCGATTTTCTGCAGCAAAAGGGGCTGCCGGTGAAGCGGGTCAACAAGCTGTCCGAAGGCAGTCCGAATCTGCTGGACCTGATCCGCAAAGGAGAGGCTAACCTGGTGCTGAACACCTTGACCAAAGGGAAGACACCGCAGCGCGACGGATTCCGGATCAGACGCGAGGCAGTAGAGAACGGCGCAGTCTGCCTCACTTCTCTGGATACGGCAAAAGCCCTGCTGCATGTGCTCGAGACCATCACCTTTGAGACCGAGGCGATGCCCGCGCAGCGGATGGGAGCAAAGGCAACCGTTGTCTTGTAA
- a CDS encoding aspartate carbamoyltransferase catalytic subunit, translating into MKNLRHLIGIKDMSKEMIASLLERAEFWAQRPGVQSESLRGRFVANLFFEASTRTRFSFEVAQKRLGAHVLNFIPETSSTVKGETILDTVRTLEDMGVEAAVIRTKKDGLFEELADQVNVQLINAGDGTHEHPTQCLLDLLTMQQQFGKLEGLTVAIIGDLRHSRVLGSHLYGLPRMGAQLLLSGPSTMMPPAEVVPAGVKTVEIDEAVKTADVVMMLRVQLERHTNSLFISKDEYHQAHGLTLERVQLMKPDAVIMHPAPVNRGVEIHTDLVDCERSLIHKQVTNGVAARMAVLEALLKGEEMQWERSLATAQ; encoded by the coding sequence ATGAAAAACTTGCGTCATTTGATCGGTATCAAGGACATGTCCAAAGAGATGATCGCCAGCCTGCTGGAGCGAGCAGAATTTTGGGCGCAGCGGCCCGGGGTCCAATCGGAGAGCTTGCGCGGCCGCTTTGTCGCCAACCTGTTCTTTGAAGCCAGCACGCGGACGCGCTTTTCCTTCGAGGTCGCACAGAAGAGATTGGGTGCGCATGTGCTGAATTTCATCCCGGAGACCTCCTCCACGGTAAAAGGAGAAACCATCCTGGATACTGTCCGGACGCTGGAAGACATGGGCGTCGAAGCGGCTGTGATCCGGACGAAAAAAGACGGCCTGTTCGAAGAGTTGGCCGATCAGGTGAATGTACAGCTGATCAACGCCGGCGACGGAACCCATGAACACCCGACGCAATGCCTGCTCGACTTGCTGACGATGCAGCAGCAGTTTGGCAAACTGGAGGGACTGACCGTCGCGATCATCGGCGATTTGCGCCACAGCCGTGTACTGGGCTCACACCTCTACGGGCTGCCGCGGATGGGAGCGCAGCTGCTGCTCTCCGGTCCTTCCACGATGATGCCGCCAGCCGAAGTGGTTCCGGCCGGAGTGAAGACCGTAGAGATCGACGAAGCGGTCAAGACGGCGGACGTCGTGATGATGCTGCGCGTTCAGCTGGAGCGCCACACCAACTCCCTGTTCATCTCCAAAGATGAATACCACCAAGCGCACGGGCTGACTCTGGAGCGTGTTCAGCTGATGAAGCCGGATGCCGTCATCATGCATCCCGCACCCGTCAACCGCGGTGTAGAGATCCACACGGACCTGGTCGACTGCGAGCGCTCACTCATCCACAAACAGGTAACGAACGGGGTAGCAGCCCGCATGGCCGTCCTCGAAGCACTTTTGAAAGGGGAAGAGATGCAATGGGAACGATCCTTGGCAACGGCACAATAA
- a CDS encoding carbamoyl phosphate synthase small subunit — MIARLILEDGTECIGQGFGKVTETYGEVVFNTGLTGYQEVLSDPSYCGQIVTMTYPLIGNYGINRDDFETIRPYIHGFVVREHCDMPSNWRSTKTLDELLKDYDIPGIAGVDTRMLTRKLRYHGTMKGMITASQAPLSELLAALNSAPVMTDQVARVSTKSVFTCPGIGHRVVVIDFGVKHGILRELTKRQCDVFVVPHDVTAAEIHRLQPDGILLSNGPGNPKDVPQAIQTIRELLGHYPLFGICLGHQLLALASGADTEKMKFGHRGGNHPVKEAATGRTYITSQNHSYTVKEDSIAGTGLIVTHTALNDGTVEGISHLEKRAFSVQYHPEAAPGPEDSSYLFDQFLRMMEQAKEGSLHAKAR; from the coding sequence ATGATAGCGAGACTCATACTGGAAGACGGAACGGAATGTATTGGCCAGGGATTTGGAAAAGTAACGGAGACATACGGAGAAGTGGTGTTCAACACCGGTCTAACGGGTTACCAGGAAGTGCTGTCCGATCCATCCTACTGCGGGCAGATCGTGACGATGACCTATCCTTTGATCGGCAACTACGGCATCAACCGGGACGATTTTGAAACGATCCGGCCCTATATTCACGGGTTTGTCGTCAGAGAGCATTGTGACATGCCGAGCAACTGGCGCAGCACCAAGACGCTGGATGAGCTGCTGAAAGACTACGACATTCCGGGAATCGCCGGTGTGGATACGCGGATGCTGACGCGCAAGCTCCGCTACCACGGTACGATGAAAGGCATGATCACCGCGAGCCAGGCGCCCCTCTCGGAATTGCTTGCCGCGCTTAACAGCGCACCCGTGATGACGGATCAAGTGGCTCGCGTGTCGACCAAGAGCGTCTTTACCTGCCCCGGAATCGGCCATCGCGTCGTGGTCATCGATTTCGGAGTCAAGCATGGCATCTTGCGGGAATTGACCAAGCGCCAGTGCGATGTTTTCGTCGTCCCTCACGACGTCACGGCGGCGGAAATCCACCGGCTGCAGCCGGATGGCATTCTTCTCTCCAATGGTCCCGGCAATCCCAAGGACGTTCCGCAAGCCATCCAGACGATTCGCGAGCTGCTGGGTCACTATCCGCTCTTCGGAATATGTCTGGGACATCAATTGCTGGCGCTCGCCTCGGGTGCCGATACGGAGAAAATGAAGTTTGGCCACCGCGGCGGAAACCATCCGGTGAAAGAGGCGGCGACCGGCCGGACATACATTACGTCGCAAAACCACAGCTACACGGTCAAAGAGGATTCGATCGCCGGCACAGGGCTGATCGTCACTCATACCGCCCTGAACGACGGTACCGTGGAAGGCATCAGCCACCTGGAAAAACGCGCTTTCTCGGTGCAGTACCACCCGGAAGCGGCACCGGGGCCGGAGGATTCCAGCTATCTGTTCGACCAGTTTCTGCGTATGATGGAACAAGCCAAGGAGGGGAGTTTGCATGCCAAAGCACGCTGA
- the pyrE gene encoding orotate phosphoribosyltransferase, producing MMTTTIAKEIAGLLLNIGAVHLRPDEPFTWTSGIKSPIYCDNRITMSHPAVRRRIAEAFAQRIREQHPDAEVIAGTATAGIPHAAWVAELLDLPMIYVRDKAKGHGRQNQIEGALASGQKVVVIEDLISTGGSSLKAAQAVQEHGAEVLGVIAIFSYQFPDAEALFVEAGIPMTTLSTYTALLETAREAGVITAEQESLLGDWRKSPRTFFTS from the coding sequence ATGATGACAACGACGATTGCCAAAGAAATCGCGGGACTGCTGCTCAACATCGGCGCGGTGCACCTGCGTCCGGACGAACCTTTTACATGGACGTCCGGGATCAAATCCCCGATCTACTGTGACAACCGGATTACGATGTCCCATCCGGCTGTGCGCCGCCGGATCGCTGAGGCTTTTGCGCAGCGAATTCGCGAACAGCATCCGGACGCCGAAGTCATCGCGGGTACGGCGACAGCGGGCATTCCGCACGCTGCCTGGGTAGCGGAACTGCTCGACCTGCCGATGATCTACGTGCGAGATAAGGCAAAAGGCCACGGCAGACAGAACCAGATCGAGGGTGCGCTTGCCAGCGGCCAAAAGGTGGTCGTCATCGAGGACCTGATCTCGACCGGTGGCAGCTCCCTCAAGGCAGCCCAGGCTGTCCAGGAGCATGGCGCCGAGGTGCTTGGGGTCATCGCGATTTTCAGCTATCAATTCCCTGATGCGGAAGCGCTGTTTGTGGAGGCAGGCATTCCAATGACGACATTGTCTACCTACACTGCCCTGCTGGAAACAGCCAGGGAAGCCGGCGTGATCACCGCCGAGCAGGAAAGTCTGCTGGGAGACTGGCGCAAATCGCCGCGCACTTTTTTCACTTCCTGA
- a CDS encoding MFS transporter codes for MNDQVETGGKVEESKSTRIKTLVGSILGYAADGLDMLLLSFVLVFVIKEFGLTPGQAGNLTLYTTIGTLVGSYLFGFLADMYGRIRIFSITILLYSVATALIYFATDYSHLAILRFLVGMGVGGEFGIGMAVVSETWSKNKRAKATSGVALGWQLGVLSASVLAAVVVPTMGWRAVFLFGLLPAALAAYVRFGLKEPEIWKSKNEYKKYLQSKAASGTLTPDEEAALKKMSGFPLTKLFESKKLTIATIGLTIMSFIQNFGYYGIFSWMPTVLSQKYGYTLAKASGWMLISTVGMLIGIMVFGILADRIGRKKTFSIYYIGGTIFCILYFFVFKDEAMLLWGSALLGFFVNGMMGGFGAVLAEAYPAEARSTAENFIFGTGRGLAGFGPAIIGAMSVGGNIMGAMSLVFLIYPIGLLVMWTMVPETKDIDLD; via the coding sequence GTGAATGATCAAGTAGAAACGGGCGGCAAGGTAGAAGAAAGCAAGTCAACGCGGATTAAAACACTCGTCGGCTCCATTTTGGGGTACGCTGCCGACGGACTGGACATGCTGCTGCTGTCCTTCGTACTTGTTTTCGTGATCAAGGAATTTGGTTTGACGCCGGGGCAAGCGGGAAATCTGACGCTTTACACCACTATCGGAACGCTGGTCGGCTCTTACCTCTTCGGATTTCTTGCGGACATGTACGGACGCATTCGCATCTTTTCGATTACGATTCTGCTTTATTCAGTGGCAACAGCACTCATTTATTTCGCAACAGATTATTCCCATCTCGCCATCCTCCGCTTCCTGGTAGGGATGGGGGTCGGCGGGGAGTTCGGGATCGGGATGGCGGTGGTCAGCGAGACCTGGTCCAAGAACAAGCGGGCCAAAGCTACCTCCGGGGTCGCACTCGGCTGGCAGCTCGGCGTGCTCAGCGCCTCCGTATTGGCGGCAGTGGTCGTTCCTACCATGGGCTGGCGCGCTGTCTTCCTGTTTGGATTGCTGCCGGCGGCACTCGCGGCCTACGTCCGCTTTGGCTTGAAAGAACCTGAGATCTGGAAGAGCAAAAACGAGTACAAGAAATACCTGCAGTCCAAGGCGGCGTCCGGCACACTGACGCCGGATGAAGAGGCCGCGCTGAAGAAAATGAGCGGTTTCCCGCTGACCAAGCTGTTTGAATCCAAGAAATTGACCATCGCGACGATCGGGCTGACGATCATGTCGTTCATCCAGAACTTCGGCTATTACGGGATCTTCTCCTGGATGCCGACGGTTCTGTCTCAGAAATACGGCTACACGCTGGCAAAAGCCAGCGGCTGGATGCTCATCTCTACTGTCGGGATGCTGATCGGGATCATGGTGTTCGGCATTCTGGCCGACCGGATCGGCCGCAAGAAGACGTTCTCGATCTACTACATCGGCGGCACGATTTTCTGTATCCTCTACTTCTTCGTCTTCAAGGATGAAGCGATGCTGCTCTGGGGCAGCGCCCTGCTCGGCTTTTTCGTCAACGGGATGATGGGCGGCTTTGGAGCGGTGCTGGCTGAGGCGTATCCGGCGGAGGCCCGATCCACTGCGGAGAACTTCATCTTCGGTACGGGCCGCGGACTGGCCGGCTTTGGCCCGGCGATTATCGGGGCGATGAGCGTCGGCGGCAATATCATGGGAGCGATGTCGCTCGTCTTCCTGATCTATCCGATCGGACTTTTGGTCATGTGGACCATGGTGCCGGAGACCAAGGATATCGATCTGGACTAG
- a CDS encoding PucR family transcriptional regulator, which yields MAITVKNLMKIGGLRLCKVVAGHRGLEREVKLATIMEVPDIVRWLKGDELILTSLFPIKDDPEAQKQLVRQLHEIGTAALAIKPHRFVDEIPPSVLEEADLYALPVIEIPEEISYLDILPPVMNVIFDRKVVLQEDLEQASRLLHEISLNEQGIEPLIDALGRLTKNTITVESLLSYMKVPPLPFAAAPLTSQQQRELAVIKRPVRLSRHSEHGETDCIVAPIMLDGQIYGNITCWAFDMEHLEMDLALLEKASTLLSLEFLRLKVRFDVEQQYKSDFLRELFINESLVPEDVQERGRPYGFSLDTSYICMVLRFEGQERASNPFDLGDHAERIIREFYPGTITGFLRQAVYCLCPVEPGEEDAAIKQRARQMADPLKKQLSAKGFQLGIGRYHGTGLAAVRESFREAEKAILLGAALPKRPSVIHFDDLGIYRLLAQFRDTAELRHFFEETVGKLYQYDRSSDLDLIKTLRLYFQHNETLTETAQALFIHVNTLKYRLRRIEKISGHSLQQSEGKLMLHLGLKVAEMISDDYRFH from the coding sequence ATGGCAATCACCGTAAAGAACCTGATGAAGATCGGCGGCTTGCGTCTGTGCAAGGTAGTGGCAGGGCACCGGGGCTTGGAGCGGGAGGTAAAGCTGGCTACCATCATGGAAGTGCCCGACATCGTCCGTTGGCTGAAAGGAGACGAGCTGATCCTGACCAGCCTGTTCCCGATCAAGGACGATCCCGAGGCGCAAAAGCAGCTGGTGCGGCAGCTGCACGAGATCGGGACGGCGGCGCTCGCCATCAAGCCTCATCGCTTCGTCGACGAGATCCCTCCATCGGTGCTGGAGGAAGCGGATTTATACGCGCTGCCCGTCATCGAGATCCCGGAGGAGATCAGCTATCTGGATATTTTGCCACCCGTCATGAACGTAATCTTCGATCGAAAAGTGGTCTTGCAGGAGGATTTGGAGCAGGCGAGCAGGCTCTTGCATGAAATCTCGCTGAATGAACAAGGCATCGAGCCGCTAATCGACGCTTTGGGGCGCCTTACCAAAAATACCATTACCGTCGAAAGTCTGCTCTCTTACATGAAGGTGCCGCCGCTACCTTTTGCGGCCGCACCGCTGACGAGTCAGCAGCAAAGGGAGCTGGCTGTCATCAAACGGCCCGTTCGGCTGTCGCGGCATAGCGAGCACGGCGAGACGGACTGCATTGTGGCGCCGATCATGCTGGATGGGCAAATATACGGGAACATCACCTGCTGGGCCTTTGACATGGAGCATCTGGAGATGGATCTCGCTCTGCTGGAAAAGGCGTCGACGCTGTTGTCGCTCGAATTTTTGCGCTTGAAAGTAAGGTTTGACGTCGAGCAGCAATACAAAAGCGACTTTTTGCGGGAGCTGTTCATCAATGAAAGCCTGGTCCCCGAGGATGTGCAGGAGCGGGGGCGGCCGTACGGCTTTTCCCTGGACACCTCCTATATTTGCATGGTGCTGCGATTTGAGGGACAGGAGAGGGCCAGCAACCCGTTTGATCTGGGAGATCATGCCGAGCGCATCATCCGGGAGTTTTACCCGGGGACGATTACCGGTTTTTTGCGGCAGGCGGTGTACTGTCTCTGTCCGGTAGAACCGGGAGAGGAAGACGCGGCGATCAAGCAAAGGGCGCGGCAGATGGCCGACCCGCTGAAAAAACAGCTGTCAGCCAAAGGCTTTCAGCTGGGAATCGGGAGATATCACGGAACAGGCTTGGCTGCTGTCCGTGAGAGCTTTCGCGAAGCGGAAAAGGCGATATTGCTCGGAGCGGCGCTGCCCAAAAGACCGTCTGTGATTCACTTTGACGATCTCGGGATCTACCGCCTCCTGGCCCAGTTCCGCGACACTGCTGAACTGCGGCATTTTTTCGAGGAGACCGTGGGAAAGCTGTACCAGTATGACCGAAGCAGCGATTTGGACCTGATCAAAACGCTTCGGCTCTATTTTCAGCATAATGAGACCTTGACCGAAACGGCCCAAGCGCTGTTTATCCATGTCAATACACTCAAATACCGGCTGCGGCGCATCGAAAAGATTTCCGGCCACAGCTTGCAGCAGTCCGAAGGGAAACTGATGCTCCACCTCGGCTTGAAAGTAGCAGAGATGATCAGTGACGATTATCGGTTTCACTAA
- a CDS encoding dihydroorotase: MGTILGNGTIINQAGERIPAEVLIEDKKIAAIAVKIDRDGHEWIDCKGGLISAGFIDVHVHLREPGQEQKETIATGAAAAVKGGFTTIACMPNTRPSIDSAETVRYILEKAREANRARVLPYGAITIRQLGKELTDFAGLKEAGIFALTDDGVGVQSAGMMKKAMQKAKELGISIVAHCEDDTLLTPGAALHDGEVAARHGLPGIPSESESIHVGRDILLAEQTGVHYHVCHISAKESVRLVRDGKRAGVNVTCEVTPHHLLLCDEDIPEDLPSNWKMNPPLRSRADRQALIEGLKDGTIDMIATDHAPHTAEEKAAGLERAPFGIVGLETAFPLLYTHLVLTGELTLKTLIDLLTVKPAESFQLPYGRLEVGADADVTVIDLDTEKAIDPDSFASKGRNTPFAGWKCKGWPVLTMVAGRLVHRDV, translated from the coding sequence ATGGGAACGATCCTTGGCAACGGCACAATAATCAATCAGGCGGGAGAGCGCATTCCCGCAGAGGTATTGATCGAAGATAAAAAAATTGCGGCCATCGCCGTCAAAATCGATCGGGACGGGCATGAATGGATCGATTGCAAGGGCGGTCTGATCTCTGCAGGATTTATCGATGTCCACGTCCATCTCAGAGAGCCGGGGCAAGAACAGAAGGAAACCATCGCGACAGGCGCGGCGGCCGCTGTAAAAGGCGGATTCACGACGATCGCCTGCATGCCAAATACGCGCCCCTCGATCGACAGCGCAGAGACGGTCCGCTACATCCTGGAGAAGGCGCGCGAGGCGAACCGTGCGCGCGTGCTTCCCTACGGAGCCATCACCATCCGCCAGTTGGGCAAGGAGCTGACGGATTTCGCCGGCCTGAAGGAAGCTGGGATATTTGCCCTGACCGACGACGGGGTCGGCGTACAATCGGCCGGTATGATGAAAAAAGCGATGCAGAAAGCAAAAGAGCTGGGGATCTCCATCGTGGCCCACTGTGAAGATGATACGCTGCTGACGCCGGGAGCTGCCCTGCATGACGGAGAGGTGGCGGCCCGTCACGGACTGCCCGGCATCCCCTCCGAATCGGAGTCGATTCACGTAGGGCGCGATATCCTGCTGGCCGAGCAGACGGGTGTTCACTACCATGTCTGCCACATCAGCGCCAAGGAATCCGTCCGGCTGGTGCGGGACGGCAAGCGCGCGGGAGTCAATGTGACCTGTGAAGTGACACCGCATCACCTGCTCTTATGCGATGAGGACATACCGGAGGATTTGCCTTCCAACTGGAAAATGAACCCGCCGCTCCGCTCCCGTGCGGATCGCCAGGCGCTGATCGAAGGCCTGAAAGACGGCACCATCGACATGATCGCGACAGACCACGCTCCGCATACGGCGGAAGAGAAGGCTGCCGGCCTGGAGCGGGCGCCGTTCGGCATCGTCGGTCTGGAGACAGCCTTTCCGCTGCTGTACACCCATCTGGTCTTGACTGGAGAGCTGACGTTGAAGACCTTGATTGACCTGTTGACGGTAAAACCGGCCGAATCCTTCCAGCTTCCTTACGGGCGCTTGGAGGTCGGAGCGGATGCCGATGTGACCGTGATTGATCTGGATACGGAAAAGGCGATTGATCCGGACAGCTTTGCCAGCAAAGGAAGAAACACGCCGTTTGCAGGCTGGAAGTGCAAGGGATGGCCGGTACTCACCATGGTAGCGGGCCGATTGGTTCATCGCGACGTGTAA